Below is a window of Mycobacterium dioxanotrophicus DNA.
TATCTGACGAAACCTGACGCGCATCAATCTGGCTGTTAGTTCGCCTACGGTTTGTGCCATGACGTGGATCAGCACCGGTGTGCGCCGGTCGTGAGCGCAACGCCCGGACTGCCACGGTGGATCTATCTGCCTGCCGCCATCGGCGCCGTCTTTGTCGTGCTGCCGCTGGTGGCCGTGGTCGTGAAGGTCGACTGGACGCGGTTCTGGACGCTCATCGCCAGTGATTCGTCCACGGCCGCGCTGCTGCTGAGTCTCAAGACTGCGGCGGCGAGCACGCTGCTGTGCGTCCTGCTCGGGGTCCCGCTCGGATTGGTGCTGGCACGCAGCGACGGCAGAGTGGTGCGCCTGACCCGGCCGCTGATCCTGCTGCCGTTGGTGTTGCCGCCGGTGGTGGGCGGCATCGCGCTGTTGTACGCGTTCGGCCGGCTGGGTCTCATCGGCCGGTATCTGGAGGCCGGCGGGGTGCACATCGCCTTCACCACCACGGCCGTCGTGCTTGCGCAGACCTTCGTCTCGCTGCCGTTCCTGGTGATCTCGCTCGAGGGGGCGGCGCGTACCGCGGGTGCCGAATTCGAGGTGGTGGCCGCGACGCTGGGGGCGCGGCCCAGCACGGTGTGGTGGCGGGTGACGCTGCCGCTGCTGGCGCCCGGGCTGTTGTCGGGTGCGGTGCTGGCGTTCGCCCGCGCGCTCGGGGAGTTCGGCGCCACCCTGACATTCGCGGGTTCGCGTCAGGGTGTGACGAGAACCTTGCCCCTGGAGATCTATCTGCAGCGCGAGAGCGACGCCGACGCCGCGGTGGCGTTGTCGGTGGTGCTGGTGGTGGTGGCCGCGGTGGTCGTGATCGGCCTGGGCGGCCGCCGGCTGCGTTCGGGAGCGTGGGCATGACCGGGCTGACCGTGCATGCCGTGGTCGAACGCCGCGGGCTCGATCTCGAGTTCGCGGTCCCGCCGGGCGAGGTGCTGGCGGTGTTGGGGCCCAACGGCGCGGGGAAGTCGACGACGCTGCACGTCATCGCCGGCCTGGTGACCCCTGAGCTGGGCCGCGTGCGGATCGGCGATCGGGTGGTGACCGACACCGAGGCCGGCATCCGGGTGCCACCCCACGCGCGCCGCGTCGGGTTGATGCTGCAGAACCCACTGTTGTTTCCGCATCTGAGCGTGGGGGCGAACGTAGCGTTCGGCCCGCGCAGCCGAGGCCGGATGACTCGCACGGCGGCCCGTGACTGCGCACATCGCTGGTTGGCCGAGGTCGACGCGAGCGATCTGGCCGGCCGGACGCCGCGTCAGCTGTCCGGAGGCCAGGCTCAACGGGTCGCGCTGGCCCGGGCGCTGGCCGCCGAGCCGGATGTCCTTCTGCTGGACGAGCCGATGGCGGGTCTCGATGTCGCGGTGGCGGGCGCGATGCGCAAAGTGCTGCGCCGGGTGTTGACGGCGGACGGCCGCTGCGCGGTGCTGATCACCCACGATCTGCTGGACGTCTTGACACTGGCCGACCGGGTGGTGGTGCTGGAATCCGGTCGTATCGTCGAAAGTGGTTCTACCGCAGCGGTATTGGCCGTACCGAAGAGCCGCTTCGCGGCGCACCTCGCGGGTGTCAACCTTGTCACCGGCGTCGCCGACGGTGCGGGTGGCCTCACCACGGCATGGGGTACCGGTTGGCACGGCATACCGGCCGAGGACGTGGTCGTAGGCGGTCCGGCGGTCGCGGTGTTCGCGCCGTCGGCCGTGGCCGTCTACCGCGACGAACCGCACGGGAGCCCACGCAACACTGTCGCCGTCACCGTCGCCGAACTCGACAGCCGCGGACCCGGCATACGGGTGCGTGCCGACGAGCAACCCGACGGCGCGCCCGGCCTTGCCGCCGACATCACTGCCGAGTCGGCCGCACGGCTGCGATTGGCGCCGGGGGAGCAGGTCTTCTTCACCGTCAAGGCGCAGGAGGTTGCGGTCCATCCCGCGCCGTAACGGTGCCCGATGCGCAGGCGATAACCGGTGAGATTGCCGCCTGCGCGGCCCGGTTGCCGGGTCGGGCGTGGCGGCTCGGGCCTTGTCGTGTCAGCAATCTATGAGATGCATTGTGGCAAGGCCTTTTGTTGTCGCCAGCAATCTCTCAGTTAAGCACTCTAAGAGCAACTCACACTTGCGTCACGGCGGTAACACGGTAGTTTCTTCCCCATGGACGAGTCGGACGCGATGTCTCCTCGACGTAGGGGCCTGTCGAAAAAACTGGCACTGGCCGCGGTCACCAGCGTGACCGCGGTGGCCGTTGCGCTGCCCGCGGTGGCTCAGGCGGATCCCGAGCCGCCGCCCCCGCCGCCCGGCAATACCTTCCTGCCCGCGCCCCCCGCCGATCCCAACGCTGCGCCTGCACCCGGAGCCCCGGCACCGGCAGCCCCTCCGGCTCCCGGCGCCCCGCGCCAGCCGGTGCGCCCGCCCCGCGCCTGCCGATCCGAACGCCCCGCCCGCGCCTCCCGCACCCCCCGCGCCGGAGCCCGGCCGCATCGACAACGCCGCGGGCGGATTCAGCTACGTCCTGCCCGCCGGTTGGAAAGTCTCCGACGCCACTCAGTTGTCGTACGGGCAGGCGCTGCTGACCAAGGTTCCGCCGGAGGGCACCCCCGAGCCGCCCAATGACACGAGCGTCCTGCTCGGCCGGCTCGACCTGAAACTGTTCGCCGGTGCCGAAGCGGACAACGGCAAGGCCGCGGTCCGGTTGGCCTCGGACATGGGCGAGTTCTTCATGCCGTTCCCGGGCACGCGGGTCAACCAGGAGACCGTGCCGCTCAACGCGAACGGATTGCCCGGCGCCGCTTCGTATTACGAGGTGAAGTTCACCGACGCCAACAAGCCCAACGGTCAGATCTGGGCCGGGGTGGTCGGCAATCCGACGCCTGCGGGCGCCCCGCGCGGGCAGCGCACGCCGGAACGGTGGTTCGTGGTCTGGCTCGGCTCGGCCACCCACCCGGTGGACAAGAACGCCGCGGTGGCCCTGGCGAATTCGATCCGCCCGTGGACGCCACCGGCCGCACCGCCGCCGGACCCGAACGCCCCTGCTGCGCCGCCGGCCGATCCGAACGCGCCGCCTGCGCCCAATGCTCCGCCGGGACGGCCGGCCCTCGGTGTGCCGGTTCCGGTCACCAACGCTCCGCCGGAGATGATGCCGCCGTCCTGACGGCCATCTCTGGGTAGTCAGGTAGGCCCGGCGGGTTTATCCGGGCCTACCTGACTATGGGCCTACATACGGCACGGTGCCCGCGAGATCGTTGACGTTCATCAGGTAGCAGTTGGTGCCGCCGAAGCCCATCGCCCCCGCCGTCACGCACCGCTGGAACGTGCCGTCCTGCGCGATCGGTCCGTCGCAGGTCGTGCCACCGCCCCAGGGTGTCCAGCCGCCCTGGCAACCGGCACCGGCCGGTGCGGCTGTCGCCAATGCGATGCCACTCGCCGCCAGCGCGGTGACCGCCAGTCCTATCAGCGCTTTCATCGTCGTCTCCTCGCCGAACCCGCGAAATGTGTTTGCTGACAGCGCGCTGAGGCTGGTGGTGCTGGTGTGACGGGAGTGGCTTGTGTGAGATTGCTGGACGCCGACCCTGGTGTACTTTCGGGGTTGATCCGGGCGCGTGACCCACGTCGCCCACCTGACGCATCTGTGCTGCACACCGCGACCTTCCGCACTCTCAGGGGCGTCGCATCTGCGCGGCGCCGGACTTGATCCACAGCGAGTTGCCAGATGAGACAGAGAATAGTCGCGTAGCGACACGCCGACAATGTGATAACGATTTGCTCAGCGGAAGGTGCGCGGATGTGGTCGCACCGTGTTGACGGCGATCGTCGGCCGATCGTTCCCAATTCGTCAGATCAATTGTTACGTTCGATGGGTACATCTAGGAGAGGCCCCGCGGGCCCCGCTGGGCTGAGCCAGCGATAGGCAGGAGATCTGCAATGGATGTAATGGCGACGACCGAGTTCCTCGCTTTAAATCTTGATGGCAAAACCGGCATCGGATGGTTGGGCTACATCGTCATCGGCGGTATCGCCGGCTGGCTCGCGAGCAAGTTTGTACAAGGCCGTGGCCAGGGCATACTGATGAATATCATCACAGGTGTCGTTGGTGCTTTTGCTGCTGGTCTAGTGCTAAACCTTCTCCATGTCGACGTAAACAGCGGCGGCTACTGGTTTACTTTTTTTGTTGCTTTCGGTGGCGCCGTGGTCCTGCTCTGGATTGTCGGACTGGTACGCCGAGGCAACTGATCGGCCCGCCGCATGCCCAATGGGAGTATGGGCGCCTGGCAGGTTGCCAGCCCGGGCCCGGTGAGCACCAATCCGCTTGAGCGGGTGACGGTTCCGATCCCGGAGCCGTCACCGGGTGAGCTGCTCGTCGCGGTGCGGGCGTGCGGCGTGTGCCGCACCGATCTGCACATCGCCGAGGGCGACCTGCCGGTGCACCGCCCTCGCGTCATACCGGGGCATGAGATCGTCGCCGAGGTCGTGGCGGTCGGCCCTGATGTCGATGACAGCTATGCGCCGGGTGACCGCGTCGGGGTGGCCTGGTTACGGCACACCTGCGGACAGTGCGCGTACTGCCGCCGCGGGCGGGAGAACCTGTGCCCCCATTCTCAATACACCGGGTGGGATGCCGACGGCGGCTACGCCGAATTCGCTACCGCCCCGGCCTCTTTCGTTCACCGGCTACCCGAGGGCTATTCCGACTCCGAACTGGCGCCACTGCTCTGTGCCGGCATCATCGGCTACCGCGCGCTACGGCGAACCGATCTGCCGACCGGCGGGCGGCTGGGTATCTACGGATTCGGCGGCAGTGCGCATCTGACCGCACAGGTCGCGATCGCCCAGGGTGCCACCGTCCATGTCATGACGCGTGGCGAGCGCGCCCGTGAACTCGCCACGTCGCTCGGTGCCGCATCCGTGCAGGGCAGCGCCGACCGCCCGCCGGAACCGCTGGACGCCGCCATTCTGTTCGCGCCGGTGGGGGAGTTGGTGCTTCCGGCGCTCGAAGCGCTCGACCGTGGCGGCGTGCTCGCGATCGCAGGCATTCACCTCAGCGACATCCCGGTTCTGAACTACCAACGGCATCTGTTCCAAGAACGCGAGATCCGGTCGGTCACCGCCAATACCCGCGATGACGCCCGAGAGTTCCTGGCGTTCGTCGGGACGCACCGGGTGCAGCTCACCACGCCGCGGTATGACATGGGCCGTGCTGCCGATGCGCTGGCCGATCTGAGCGCAGGGCGGATTGCCGGGGCGGCGGTCCTCGTACCCTGACCGAGCTACATCGCGGCCAGCGCCGCGCCCAGCCGGCCGGCCAGATCTCCCCGCCCGTACTCGTAGAGCGGACCGCAGCCATCGGTGAGCACCCGGTTCAACCGTGCCATGCCGCGTGCGCTGACCGGTAGCGGCGCGTGCAGCCGCAACCTGATCGCGTCGATGACGGCCTCCGCAGCCGCGACGTTGGTGTGGTGCAACGGCACCCGCACCGACCATGCGGTCGGGTCGGCGCTGGTCTGCGCCACGATCTCATGGAGCACGCGGGCGATCTCCTCGCGTTCGGTGATCGACGTCAGGCGCGCCGCGCGCATCGCGATGGCGCTGCCCGCAGGGGTCGGTGCGCCCACGGCCAACATGGCATCGAGTTTTGCGGCGTTGAGGCGTGCGAGCATGCGGGCCCGGATCGAGGGCCGTGCCATGGTCGGCGAATCTGCGGTGGGCGTGTGGGTGGGGACTGACGCCGCAGAAAATCGGTTGTCGCTCATGGCCGCTACCTCGTAGTTTGCTCAATATCGGGTCTGTGAAACGTGACTGGTGAAAACGCTACGCCGGTTACGGGTGACTGGTCAAACGATTTAGACGGTCACTCTGCGGTACCGTGGTGCCATGACTGAGACCAAACCTGCCCCCTGGCCGCTGGCCCGGGTCCAAGCGCTGGTCAACACCGTCGAACTGCCCGCGGGTCCGGATCGGCTGGCCCGCGCCGACGAGGCCGCCCCATGGCTGATCGACCACGGTCTGCTGAGCGCGGGCGCCAGCCCCACGCCCGACGAATTGGAGTTTCTGCGCGAAGTTCGCGAAGGGCTGCGGGCGCTGCTGGTTCACAACGCCGGGGGCGCCGCGCCCGGGCCGCGCGCCCTGCGGCCACTGCGCGATGTTGCCCAAGGAGCCACGGCGCTGGCTGGGCTGGATGCCGACGGGCAGGTCACGCTGTCTGCGTCCGGTGACAGCCTGCGCGAGCGTCTCGTCGAACTTCTGGTGGTGATCCGCGACGCCCAGCGCGACGGCAGTTGGTCACGGCTCAAGGCATGTGCCAACGATGAATGCGCGTGGGCGTTCTACGACAGGTCTCGCAATCACGGCGGCATCTGGTGCGACATGGCCGACTGCGGCAACAAGCTCAAGAATCGGGAGTTCCGGGCGCGCAGGCGCGCCGGAGGCGCGAGGTGATTACCGCGCCGGAGGCGCGAGGTGATGCGGGCGCCGGAGGATCAGGTCGACAGGTGCCAGACGACCGCCGCGGCCAACGCGCCCAGCCCGTTCAATGACCAGTGCAGGGCGATCGGCGCGAGCAGGCTGCCGCTGCGTCGCCGCAACCAGGTGAACACGAATCCGGCGACCGCGGTGGCGATCACGGCCATGACGACCCCGGCCACCATGCCGAAGAACCCGCCCCCGAGCAGCCGGGTGAATCCCACGTTGCCGCTGGTCAGGCCGAGGGAACTGGCGATGTGCCACAGCCCGAACAGCAGAGAACCGGCCGCGGCGACACCGCGGAACCCCCAGGCCCGGTCGAGCGCGCCGTGTAGGACGCCGCGGAAGGCCAGTTCCTCGGGGATCACGGTCTGCAACGGGATGATCACCATCGAGGCGATCAATGCGCCGGAGATGGTCGCGTAGTGATTATTCATGAACATCGGCCGTGTCCACGGCAACAGTGCGCCGATCGCGATCACCGTCAGCACCAGCGCCACCGCCGCCAGCGCGTAACCGGCGCCTGAACGCCAGTGCTCGCGGCTCAGTCCCAGCTCGGCCCATCCCAGACCGCGTGCCCGCACCAGGACCAGCAATCCGATCGCCGCCGCAGGCACGGTGGCGATACTGGCCCACGGTGTGGTGAAGTGCGCGATCACATTCGTCAGCGTCAGCACCACCACCACGACACCGATATCGGCGTAGATGCGGAAGTGATGCAACGCCGACAGCTGGCCCACGAGGGGATGCTCGGCTACCGCGGCGTGGTCAGACATAACTTGCCCATCATACGGGCGCTACGCAATACCCCAGGTCACATCCGTTCCCAGGTCCACCCCGAGATCGCCGGATCGTCTTCTCCGTGTTCGCGCGTGTAGCTGCGCGCGGCCAGCCGGGCATCGACCATCTCCTGCCGCAGTCCGGCGGCGCGGGCGGACAATCCGTCGACCCGATCGATGACGTCCATCACCAGGTGGAACCGGTCGAGGTCGTTGAGCATCACCATGTCGAACGGTGTCGTCGTGGTGCCCCGCTCCTTGAATCCCCGGACGTGCAGTTGGTCATGGTTGGCGTGCCGGTAGGCCAGCCGGTGGATCAGCCACGGATAGCCGTGATAGGCGAAGATGACGGGCTTGTCGGTGGTGAAGACCGAATCGAATTCCCGCTCGGACATGCCGTGCGGATGCTCTGACTCGGGTTGCAGCCGCATGATGTCGACGACGTTGACCACCCGAACCTTCAGATCGGGCAGTCGGTGGCGCAGGATGTCGGCCGCGGCAAGGGTCTCCAGCGTCGGGATGTCACCGGCGCAGGCCAGCACCACGTCGGGTTCGTCGGAGCCGGTGCTCGCCCATTCCCAGATGCCCAATCCCCGGGTGCAGTGGGCGATGGCCTCGTCCATGGTCAGGTAGGTCAGCGCCGGTTGCTTGCCCGCGACGATGACGTTGACGTAGTCGCGGCTGCGCAGGCAGTGGTCGGCGACCGAGAGCAGGGTGTTGGCATCCGGCGGGAGGTACACCCGCACCACCTCGGGTCGCTTGTTGGCCACATGATCGATGAACCCGGGGTCCTGGTGTGACGCGCCGTTGTGGTCCTGGCGCCAAACGTGCGAGGTCAGCAGGTAGTTCAGCGATGCGATGGGCCGCCGCCACGGCAGGTGCGAACTGCTGAACAGCCATTTGGCGTGCTGGTTGAGCATCGAGTCGACGATGTGCACGAACGCCTCGTAGCAGTTGAACAGGCCGTGCCGGCCCGTCAGCAGATAGCCCTCCAGCCAGCCCTGGCACAGGTGTTCGGAGAGCACCTCCATCACCCGGCCGTCGGGCGAGAGGTGGTCGTCGCCGGGCTCGATCTCGGCCTGCCAGGCCCGATCCGTCGATTCGAACACCGACGCCAGCCGGTTGGACGCGGTTTCGTCGGGTCCCATCAACCGGAATCGGTCGGGGTTGCGGGTGATGACGTCGCGCAGGAACGCGCCGAGAACCCGGGTCGCCTCCGCGGTGGCGACTGCCGGCTCCTCGACGGCGACGGCGTAGTCGGTGAAGTCGGGCAGGTCGAGGTCACGCAACAGCAGCCCGCCGTTGGCGTGCGGGTTCGCGCTCATCCGCCGCCTGCCGGTCGGTGCGGCGGCGCGCAGCTCATCTCTCAGCGCCCCGGTTTCGTCGAACAGCTCCTCGGGGCGGTAGCTGCGCAGCCATTCGTCGAGTTGGGCCAGATGCTCGGGGTTGGTGCGGGTTTCCGACAGCGGTACCTGGTGTGAGCGCCACGTGCCCTCGACCTGTTTGCCGTCGACCTCGCTGGGGCCGGTCCAGCCCTTGGGGGTGCGCAGCACGATCATGGGCCACAGCGGGCGGCCGGGTTCGCCGTCGAGCCGCGCTGCGCGCTGGATCGCGGCGATCTGGTCGAAGGCCTCGTCGAACGCGGTGGCCAGCTGCTGGTGCACATTTGCCGGATCGTCACCGGCGACCGTGATGGGCCGGTAGCCGTACCCGTAGAGCAGGGCGTCGAGTTCTTCGGCCGGAATGCGGGCAAGCACAGTGGGATTCGCGATTTTGTAGCCGTTGAGATGCAGGATCGGCAGCACCGCCCCGTCGGTCACCGGGTTGAGGAACTTGTTGGAATGCCAACTGGCGGCCAGTGGCCCGGTCTCGGCCTCACCGTCGCCGATCACGCAGGCCACCACCAGATCGGGGTTGTCGAACGCGGCGCCGTAGGCGTGCACCAGCGCGTAGCCCAGCTCGCCGCCCTCGTGGATGGAGCCCGGCGTCTCGGCCGCGACGTGGCTGGGAATTCCGCCGGGAAAAGAGAACTGCCGGAACAGCTTTCGCAGGCCGTCGGCGTCTTCGCCGATGCCCGTGTATACCTCGCTGTAGGTGCGTTCCAAGTAGGCGTTGGCGACCAGTCCCGGGCCGCCGTGACCCGGCCCGGTGATGTAGATGACGTCGGAGTCCCGCTCGCGGATGATGCGGTTGAGATGGGCGTAGATGAGGTTGAGTCCCGGCGTGGTGCCCCAGTGCCCCAGTAGGCGGGGTTTGACGTGCTCGGCCACCAGCGGTTCGCGCAGCAGTGGGTTGTCCAGCAGGTAGATCTGGCCGACCGAGAGATAATTGGCGGCCCGCCAATAAGAATCGATGAGCGTCAGTTCGGCATCGGACAGCGTAGGGGTGAGCGCCTGTGCAGTCATCTATCCCATCATGGCCCCGATCGGTGAACAGTGGGTGAGAATTATTGACGCCGACGGCGGCGATGTCGCGAATCGTCGTGGCCGCCGGCCGGATATGGTGCACCGATGCCCACCGACCCAAGGACGCCGGTACTCGTCGGGTACGGCCAGGTCAATCAGCGCGACGAGAACCCCGGTCGGGAACCGGTCGATCTGATGGTGGCGGCGGCCCGCAACGCCGCGGACCCACGGGTGCTGGAGGCCGTGGATTCCGTCCGCATCGTCAACCTGTTGTCGTGGCGCTATCGCGATCCGGGACGGTTGTTGGCACATCGGATCG
It encodes the following:
- a CDS encoding CPBP family intramembrane glutamic endopeptidase; translated protein: MSDHAAVAEHPLVGQLSALHHFRIYADIGVVVVVLTLTNVIAHFTTPWASIATVPAAAIGLLVLVRARGLGWAELGLSREHWRSGAGYALAAVALVLTVIAIGALLPWTRPMFMNNHYATISGALIASMVIIPLQTVIPEELAFRGVLHGALDRAWGFRGVAAAGSLLFGLWHIASSLGLTSGNVGFTRLLGGGFFGMVAGVVMAVIATAVAGFVFTWLRRRSGSLLAPIALHWSLNGLGALAAAVVWHLST
- a CDS encoding ABC transporter permease, which produces MSATPGLPRWIYLPAAIGAVFVVLPLVAVVVKVDWTRFWTLIASDSSTAALLLSLKTAAASTLLCVLLGVPLGLVLARSDGRVVRLTRPLILLPLVLPPVVGGIALLYAFGRLGLIGRYLEAGGVHIAFTTTAVVLAQTFVSLPFLVISLEGAARTAGAEFEVVAATLGARPSTVWWRVTLPLLAPGLLSGAVLAFARALGEFGATLTFAGSRQGVTRTLPLEIYLQRESDADAAVALSVVLVVVAAVVVIGLGGRRLRSGAWA
- a CDS encoding sulfate/molybdate ABC transporter ATP-binding protein, which gives rise to MTGLTVHAVVERRGLDLEFAVPPGEVLAVLGPNGAGKSTTLHVIAGLVTPELGRVRIGDRVVTDTEAGIRVPPHARRVGLMLQNPLLFPHLSVGANVAFGPRSRGRMTRTAARDCAHRWLAEVDASDLAGRTPRQLSGGQAQRVALARALAAEPDVLLLDEPMAGLDVAVAGAMRKVLRRVLTADGRCAVLITHDLLDVLTLADRVVVLESGRIVESGSTAAVLAVPKSRFAAHLAGVNLVTGVADGAGGLTTAWGTGWHGIPAEDVVVGGPAVAVFAPSAVAVYRDEPHGSPRNTVAVTVAELDSRGPGIRVRADEQPDGAPGLAADITAESAARLRLAPGEQVFFTVKAQEVAVHPAP
- a CDS encoding GlsB/YeaQ/YmgE family stress response membrane protein; the protein is MDVMATTEFLALNLDGKTGIGWLGYIVIGGIAGWLASKFVQGRGQGILMNIITGVVGAFAAGLVLNLLHVDVNSGGYWFTFFVAFGGAVVLLWIVGLVRRGN
- a CDS encoding CGNR zinc finger domain-containing protein, translating into MTETKPAPWPLARVQALVNTVELPAGPDRLARADEAAPWLIDHGLLSAGASPTPDELEFLREVREGLRALLVHNAGGAAPGPRALRPLRDVAQGATALAGLDADGQVTLSASGDSLRERLVELLVVIRDAQRDGSWSRLKACANDECAWAFYDRSRNHGGIWCDMADCGNKLKNREFRARRRAGGAR
- a CDS encoding phosphoketolase family protein; translation: MTAQALTPTLSDAELTLIDSYWRAANYLSVGQIYLLDNPLLREPLVAEHVKPRLLGHWGTTPGLNLIYAHLNRIIRERDSDVIYITGPGHGGPGLVANAYLERTYSEVYTGIGEDADGLRKLFRQFSFPGGIPSHVAAETPGSIHEGGELGYALVHAYGAAFDNPDLVVACVIGDGEAETGPLAASWHSNKFLNPVTDGAVLPILHLNGYKIANPTVLARIPAEELDALLYGYGYRPITVAGDDPANVHQQLATAFDEAFDQIAAIQRAARLDGEPGRPLWPMIVLRTPKGWTGPSEVDGKQVEGTWRSHQVPLSETRTNPEHLAQLDEWLRSYRPEELFDETGALRDELRAAAPTGRRRMSANPHANGGLLLRDLDLPDFTDYAVAVEEPAVATAEATRVLGAFLRDVITRNPDRFRLMGPDETASNRLASVFESTDRAWQAEIEPGDDHLSPDGRVMEVLSEHLCQGWLEGYLLTGRHGLFNCYEAFVHIVDSMLNQHAKWLFSSSHLPWRRPIASLNYLLTSHVWRQDHNGASHQDPGFIDHVANKRPEVVRVYLPPDANTLLSVADHCLRSRDYVNVIVAGKQPALTYLTMDEAIAHCTRGLGIWEWASTGSDEPDVVLACAGDIPTLETLAAADILRHRLPDLKVRVVNVVDIMRLQPESEHPHGMSEREFDSVFTTDKPVIFAYHGYPWLIHRLAYRHANHDQLHVRGFKERGTTTTPFDMVMLNDLDRFHLVMDVIDRVDGLSARAAGLRQEMVDARLAARSYTREHGEDDPAISGWTWERM
- a CDS encoding CDGP domain-containing protein, with the protein product MKALIGLAVTALAASGIALATAAPAGAGCQGGWTPWGGGTTCDGPIAQDGTFQRCVTAGAMGFGGTNCYLMNVNDLAGTVPYVGP
- a CDS encoding zinc-binding alcohol dehydrogenase family protein, whose translation is MGAWQVASPGPVSTNPLERVTVPIPEPSPGELLVAVRACGVCRTDLHIAEGDLPVHRPRVIPGHEIVAEVVAVGPDVDDSYAPGDRVGVAWLRHTCGQCAYCRRGRENLCPHSQYTGWDADGGYAEFATAPASFVHRLPEGYSDSELAPLLCAGIIGYRALRRTDLPTGGRLGIYGFGGSAHLTAQVAIAQGATVHVMTRGERARELATSLGAASVQGSADRPPEPLDAAILFAPVGELVLPALEALDRGGVLAIAGIHLSDIPVLNYQRHLFQEREIRSVTANTRDDAREFLAFVGTHRVQLTTPRYDMGRAADALADLSAGRIAGAAVLVP